A stretch of DNA from Bombus huntii isolate Logan2020A chromosome 15, iyBomHunt1.1, whole genome shotgun sequence:
AAGAAAGATTCTCATCGCACAGATCCACAGCACCAGAAGTGTTGAACCTCAACTACTATCGTTCATCCAACGTATTTAACGTTATTATACGCATAAACTCCCTTTTAGAAGACAAAATATAAACGTTTAATCAATCTATCCTCCTTAATCTACGCTGTATGTACGTATAATTAGATTGCCAAGTAGTTGAAGCAGAATATTATCCGACGCAAAAccaaaacgataaaaatagagaaaataatataaatccCAATGTCTAATGTCGTGAAAATGGAAACAGCTCAAACGACAGTAGTTGAGGCTAGCGTCCAATGTTCatcgaaaaagaaacaaaaaggaaatagtaaaaagataaataatctACGAACCCATTAGTACTTAAAATGCGTCGAGTAGAGtaaaggagagaaaaagaggggGAGACCAGAGTTCGGGGAACGCGAGTTCCTCTTCTTCCCTCGAACTTGAAAAATGAACGAAACGAACCTATCCTACgaagagaataaaaagaagaacttGCTAAGAGGAGAACAGGGCGGGAAGAGGTACACGCGTTTCGTCCGCTCTCAATGAAAATCAATCTGCGCATTCCGACTAAGAAGTAAGAAaacgataaagaaaaaaaaaaaaaaaacagaacaCAAGAAAATGGCAGAAATAGCCCAGTGCCACAGAACGAAACCTAGTTAGTAACATACTCTTCAAGTAACCAAATCCTAGTACAACGTAGAGAGAGatcgaataatataaaagagaagaaagaaagaaaaagcaaaTGATATGCAGTCTGGTGTACGCATGGCTGACCTTTTTCATACTTGTACTACTAGCGTACGATAATGCGTTCTCTGTGCACGCACTTCTAACATATACATGTATCTGTATATATATCGTATACTATGTATcgtatatatacaaataaatgtatatacgtatatgtacatatatatttgtatattttaaacaCGTATCATTGTGTACCTTGGAAGAATGGGATCATTGTCGAGAGACGGGGGAGGGACGCATCGGAGCTACATCGGGCAATTGTAAACCGAAAATGACGGTGCCTTGATGCAGGGTCCCAGATTTTCTTGTACGTTCGATCGAAATTCGAGGTTTGAAGAAATACTTCTTCAAAGTTTGCCTCTTTTTTTCGCCAATCGTCCattcgaaatttattatattatattagctAGAAGTTAAAGTTCTTCGaggaaatttataaatttcgaAGGAATTCCGGAGGAAAACTAAGAACGTTACTTTGTTTAAATCCGTTTGTTAGAAACGTATAGAATCGTATTTAATTGTGGAATTTATCGTGGTGGTTCTTTTATGgacctttattttattaatagtatATTGGCTATATGCGTAGTAGGACATTACATATGTTTACATAGTCGTCTTCTAAtttgtcttttatttcctttttcgattTGGGATCCGTGAAAATAGTTATTCGCATCGATTTTAAACGATCTTTTGTGAAGAAACTTTCTGTTTCGTTTTAAAGATCCCTGTATGTGTACGTGGCATTTAGATTGATTTATTAAAGttcttataatatcgaatttaCTTACGTTAATTTTTCGAGATTCGTGTCTCTTGGTGTTTTACCATTATATTAGTTTTTTGATATAAATCTGCATCGACATTTATTTGCTtcatttatacaatattcttcgttATTTTGTTACATAATAACACTATGTATCGTGTAATTACGAATGGACGAATCCTAAAAAAGGGCAAATTATTAACAGTATAGATATAAgcatgtataaaaatacgtagtaaaataatttccaaaaGCGAAGAAGAAAAACCGAAACGATGGTAAAGTAGTTGCACTTGTCATAAAATAGAACTGTTCGGAGATCTGTGATCCTAGGTTGCGAGCCTGTTCCTAAATCGCGTCTCGTTCCAGTCGAACAACCCCGTTATTCCGCCCCTGTTTTAGCTTAGTAAGAACACGACGAGCTTGCGAcactcttttccttctttaatATCACCGAACGAAAAATAATCTAGCGCCACAGAAAttctttaatttgtttccttCTTCCACGAATAATCGTGGAACACGCGAGAATCCGATtatgttcttttctttttttccttcgttcGATGCGAGTACAGAGTTTCGCTTCATTCAACGTCACGTGATTACGCTTCCTCTCAGCAATCCTAATCTTAGCCACGCTCCGCGTATATCAATAGACACGTTCGAAGCTCGTACCAAGAAGAGATTGAAGCTCAATTTTCCTCTTTAACGAGGATTCACTGCCAGATTCAACGGACGAAAATAATAGTGCACGCGCTCAATGACGAACTCGCATCGATCGCTATACATACTATTACATATGTTGTTTTCTCATTTCGTAGATTTCGTCGGTTGTTATCCCCGATTTTTTCGTTCGCAGTAAAGCAACGCAATAGACATACCACTGATATACCTCAGACACCGCATACACCGCTCGAAACAGCATGtgtagcttttttttttttttttaaatctcacTCACGGCGAAAGAGTGTGCAGAAGAATGAAAACAAAGAGTTATGAAAAATCAAGATGGATGTAACAATCACACTTATACGTTACTTTTTAAACCTAGCACGTAATAATATGATTTTTAATCGATAGGTGCGCGATTGGTTGTACCAGGCGAAAGTGAAAGCTTCGGTACGACAAACTTTGTACATATCCCACAGTGCGTAGTGTGACGCACACTCGAATGGAAAATaaagtattaatattttatacagtCGTAAGACATGTCTTATTTATTGCTCGCTTCTTACTATCTTTACGTCGAGATGAAAAGATATTCTTTGGACGTCTTAGCACAGTTTGTACTAAGTAATAAacgaaaatattctaaaaatatatattgttttaGAGCTGACGAATTCAAACttttaatataattctatCATTCCATCATAAGAGCGCTACTGTCGTACGATTTAAAATAGTTATATTCCCTAGTTGCGATATTATGTTACTGCTTAAATAGTAGTTGAAAAGAAAAGTTAATAAACAATTCATTAATGAATTTTGTTATGAATTTGAAGAATAATAAAGCATGGAAGTTGAATAAACTTTATGGCTCACCGATGATAAACAAAAACAATGTCTAAATGCTTTCATTCATCGCTGTCCTCATCAATTGATCGCGGAATGCATTTCGCGTACAATTACCCAGACCTGTAACATAAACACTATTATGTTTACGTGCAAAGATCGTAAACAAAGATGTAAACAATATTGGTAACAAGCGGCACTTATCCTCGTCGGTGTATTGATATTGGAGAGTCAAGTTGGTACATGGTTATCAACAAATCTTATTGGTGGGCTGGTATCGGGCcatattatttacaaaacgAGCCCCTCTAACTGCGTCAACAGTTCTTTATATAAGTAGAATCAGCTATTGTCTATTTAGTATTTCAAGATGATTCGGTAAATGAACTCGTAATAACGAAGTGACATTAGTTAAAACTATTGCAGAAAAGGAAATCGGTATCAGCAATTTTTACGAatcgttttgcaaaattttCAGCAAATCGATAATCGCTAGTGTGATAAACTTTTATCATTCCCATATTCTCATCGTTCATACAACAAAACAAATCAAGAATGACACgaaatgttataacatattattaCAGTGTGAAATATTATCAAAAGTTTCTCCTTTTGTCAAGGTAAACTATGGAACGTTAAGTTGTATTTCTTCGTTCAAGAATTATCATAACTAAAAAATTATCTTTCTAGTTCCTTTCCCAGTCTTAATTGTAccattttgttatttatataacaTGACGCACATGCGCTTGTGTTTGTGCTTTAATGTATAaagttaaattaataatagttGCACTTGTCCAATGAGTTTGCTTCGCAAAAATTCGTCATCTAATTTAAGCAATTACCAAATCATTTTGCATCATATTTTGTAGTGTGTACAACTTACTCACAaaagttaattatttttatcattttatgaACAATCGTACGTAACATGAAAACATGTTGATTgattacttatttataattatacttacttattatatttattaattatttatacttaATTGTTGCTCTCGCGataaatacataaatgttTAATTCTTTGTACTTACAGACAGTTGACAGATAGTGCTACGGGTAAAGGTTATAGTGGAAgtgttgataaaaataaattattaaatcgtTTACGTACTTTgtggaaaatgaaaatgtcCATGCAAAATCACTCGAAGATTTTATCGCAATTGaaagattatttaaacaaagctggttatgataaaaatttgcaaattatcTTCTCCAAATATTGGTTAGATTTTCTACAAAGAGTAACATATTCACAAATAAATACTTTGAAGAAGTTGTCAGCACTTGAATTTTCAAAACATATGAAGAATAATAATGATTTAGGTACAAAACAAGGCGACATtagtaaaatagaaaaagagaaggtAATACTGAATGTTCCAGAAGAAGAGACATTAACTACCAGCTCTGTTCAATGTAAAAAGGTAAGTGATATATTTTGGATAATATGCGACATACTCAAAGATCTTATTTTCCTTATATTCTACGATTCTTTTAGCAAATTCATGAAGATAATATACAAGAGAGTAAACTTCAAAACAAAGCAGTATCACAAATTATTTCTGAGTTTCTTGGTGCACTGATATTTAATTCTGTACAAAGTAAAACAGCCAGATTAGTTGTACCACCAAAGTGGAAAGTAAATATTCACAAAGATATACCAAAACACAGTATTGCGTCTAGAACAAATCATGTCTTGAATAGTATAATAACTGCTGAATCAACTGCTTCACGTTGGAGAAGGATCGAAGATTTATTAGCACACATTGATCAATATCCAGAAGCTAGACATTATGCGATTAAAGGAGGAGCGATAAGAGTATTGCTTAAAACTAGACGAAAGGTTAAAGATGAACAAACAAAAGGTATACGATGATTTAAAGACATTATCTTGTTAAATATACGAGGAAGAGTATCCTGAATGCTTTTAAACTTCACAGCATCTATTAGAGAAGCATTAGCAGTATTGGGTTATACTGAACCCTTGCCTGGCAGAGGTATTAGAATTCTTTCCATTGATGGTGGGGGTGTGCGTGGAGTATTAGTTatagaaatgttaaaaaaacTTGAGCAATTGACAGGCAAGAAAACTCATGAACTGTTTGATTACATATGTGGTGTGAGTACAGGAGCTATTCTTGCTGCTGCTTTAGGTATGTATATAGTATGCTTGTTTGATTACAATAATCATCAAcatctatttttaaaatttaatgttatttaCCATTTGTCATTTTACATATAGTTTACTAATAATATTGTCTACAGGTGGACATAAACGAAAATCGTTGTTTCAAATATCTGAATTATACAAGGAACTAAGTACTAAAGTGTTTACTCAAAGTGCAATAAAAGGTACGAGTAATTTGGTATGGAGCCATGGATATTATGATACAGCGCTCTGGGaaaaattactgcaacagaaTATAGGAGACAAAGTTCTTATAAAAACAGTTCATGACCCTGCTGGTCCAAAAGTATGTGtgttatttcttatttataaacaaaatattgcaTTATTTTATTGAGAATTGTTGAAAGTAAAAAATCTTCCATCTATGATACAAtagctatttttttttagttttcagCTATATCTGCTGTTGTAAACCAAGAACGTGTAATGGCCTATGTATTCAGAAATTATACTTTACCTCATAAAGTCGAAAGTTTATATCTAGGATCTCACAAACATAGATTGTGGGAAGCTATTAGAGCATCTGCAGCAGCGCCTAGTTATTTTGAAGAATTTAAATGTGGTGGATACCTTCATCAGGATGGAGGTACATATCAATGTATTTCATAATCATTGAAGATTTCAAACCTAACCCTAACCCTAACCCTAACCATATAAAACAAGACTGACAGTGAAGTGTTCAAATACTCTAATTTTATGCAGGTATACTGGTAAACAATCCATGTGCAGTCGCATTACATGAAGCTAAAGAATTATGGCCAAATAATCCAATTCATTGTGTGGTTTCATTCGGAACTGGTCGCACGCCAAATCAAATTTGTGACAACAGCAAAGCGACAGAAATAGCGATTTCAAGTTGGAAAGAcaagttttataaaattttggaTAGCGCGACAGATACCGAAGGTATTAATTTGCATAATAACTTctaacatatttattttactatttgaaTTGAACATATACTTACACGTCAATAACGTTTAATATACCGTGTAGCTGTGCATATTATGTTGAACGATCTGCTGCCTGAAAACGTCTACTTCCGATTCAATCCATATTTAACGGAGATGTTGTCGATGGTAGAAATACGTCCTGAGAAAATCAATCAACTAGAACAAGATGCAAGAATGTATATACGTAGAAATGAAGAAAAGTTTCAAAAAGCTGCTGAAGTTTTATTACAGAAGAGAAAACTCCAACAAAAAGTCATGGATTGGATTACATTACAAAGAAAAGTTTCAGGTCTATGAATTATTCTATCTCATAATTTATTCAAGCATTTCATAACTTATAAAGATATGTACATGTTACGTAAATACTAAGTacgaattttatattaatcgGGCTTACAGACTTTTATGAGAAAAGTTTGTTTGAAACAAATTAGTAACTAGATATGtgatgtaattattattaattctaacatttatttaaagcgttaatataacgaaacaaacatattacatttatttatatttgtttttgtaaatattatattgaaaataattttgtgtaAAAAGTAACGATTTAGTTAACATATCAATGAACATGTACATACATGTGACCTCTGAGACATATGCACACATATTCACATGCATCAATAAAAGATGGTCATTAAATGACAAAGTACAAAGcatcataaataaatatataatatttattttagcaGGACTGTTTACTATTGTACTTAgtgtaattatatattaatacacCAGtgacttttttattttaatattgtatttcataaatgataacattattttactgtttagtatacatatattttagcATACGTGCGCTTGTTTAGAGAATTGAAGCATTAAATAACTGTAAATAACAAagtgatatataatataaaatgttataaaccGCTGTGCCGCTAGTCCTAATGCTAGTCTGTGTTTTTTCACATAAGTAgtgaatatattaatatgaaaatatatctgtataaaatagaaaatgatcatgcgtataaaatgttttataatgTTTAAATGTTACTTGTTTCAAAGAACACTTTAAAGTATTACAATTCAGCTTTAACTAAGCCATTGTCAACTtcgttaaaaaaatgttatgtactataaagatattaaaataactaaatatatttaatattattatgtttCTCATTTATCGTTTTTGAAGACCGTCTGTTATTAAATTGAACtttaaagaaagaaggaaaagaaatagcgcaagagaaatatgtatatttggcGCTAGTGTCGTTCTCACACTACGAATCTGTCTCTTTTCACTTTAGACTTCCGCTTTCAAGCACGCGTGGAAGAACTCCCGTAGgtttgttataaatttattatatctaaatCATCTTCTATGTAAATGACATAActatgttattatattattttttacaattgAGTAAAAATACTTTGTATTAATTTCTCATAGTCTTTTTTCCCAATTCATGACAGAATATAATCCTATTTTCAAAGAAACTCTTAACCTCAAAGGTTGTTTATGACATTTTATGTTGTAACTGATTAAAGCTATTATTTTTCTAGATTGATTAACAGAGAAAAATGGCAAAATCCAAGAATCATACCAATCATAATCAAAGTAAGTGTAAATAATTATGAAGCATGAAAAGTGAAATTCATTTAtcttaaaatgtaaaataggAAATGTAACATTACCTGGTTCTTTCTGGTTTGTAGATCGTAAAGCTCATCGTAATGGTATCaaaaaaccaaaacgttaCAGACATGAATCTACGCTTGGTGTaagatttaaatttattaaataataataacagttttttcttttttaatcatAAACAGAATCTCTAATTGCTTGTTCTGTTATCAAGAAATTCCTCTTGTGATTTTAAGATTTGTTTTATCGGTAACATCGTTTATATTAATCAAAATATAACTTCATGACATTTGACATTTTTTTAGATGGATTTAAAATTCTTGAGAAACCAACGCTTTGCGAAGAAGCACAATTTAAAACCCAAAGAACAATTGAAGAGGGCAGAGAAACGTAAGGCTCTTCGTGAAGCTAAAAAATAACTttcctgtatatatatatgattttatagtaataaaaaaaatttaaaaactattaaacaaacatattttataattctctGACTCGTAACTAATATACAGATAGATCCTAAATTCTATATAGTTGCGTGCGTCATTTAAAGCTTAAAGAACACAACGATTCCATCAGTCAATCTTCCAAGCTCTTCAATTAATACACTCCATTAATAATAAGTTCCCCACTgtctttttatataattcaaGCGAGCATTATACTCGCAGAGATTGCACCTTTTTGAAAATGTCCATTTGAATTTAACCTTTTGCACTCAAAGATTTTTTGctattgttcttttttttttcggaTGTGCACTTTGATTTTGTGTTATACTTCCTAGAATTTAAATAAGTTTATCTATAAGTATGTTAATTTCTCATTTCGTATCAGAAGTTAGAAGTATTTGGGTGTTTAATAGAAGAAATCAGAAACATATTTGTTGTGTCAATAAGCATTGtgcatttgtaataaatatatgtaagtttatttatataaagtaataaattttgatattttgaaCGAACAATTATGCGatcttttaatattcaaatttatacTTAAGTGAAGTAGTGCGATTTCAATATGGCGACTGACAATATTCCCGATGATCGTGAAATAAGCCATAAAGGAACATTCAAAccacaaataattttattattcagtgGTAAAAGAAAATCTGGGAAAGATTATATTACAA
This window harbors:
- the LOC126873975 gene encoding calcium-independent phospholipase A2-gamma-like isoform X1, encoding MTRNVITYYYSVKYYQKFLLLSRQLTDSATGKGYSGSVDKNKLLNRLRTLWKMKMSMQNHSKILSQLKDYLNKAGYDKNLQIIFSKYWLDFLQRVTYSQINTLKKLSALEFSKHMKNNNDLGTKQGDISKIEKEKVILNVPEEETLTTSSVQCKKQIHEDNIQESKLQNKAVSQIISEFLGALIFNSVQSKTARLVVPPKWKVNIHKDIPKHSIASRTNHVLNSIITAESTASRWRRIEDLLAHIDQYPEARHYAIKGGAIRVLLKTRRKVKDEQTKASIREALAVLGYTEPLPGRGIRILSIDGGGVRGVLVIEMLKKLEQLTGKKTHELFDYICGVSTGAILAAALGGHKRKSLFQISELYKELSTKVFTQSAIKGTSNLVWSHGYYDTALWEKLLQQNIGDKVLIKTVHDPAGPKFSAISAVVNQERVMAYVFRNYTLPHKVESLYLGSHKHRLWEAIRASAAAPSYFEEFKCGGYLHQDGGILVNNPCAVALHEAKELWPNNPIHCVVSFGTGRTPNQICDNSKATEIAISSWKDKFYKILDSATDTEAVHIMLNDLLPENVYFRFNPYLTEMLSMVEIRPEKINQLEQDARMYIRRNEEKFQKAAEVLLQKRKLQQKVMDWITLQRKVSGL
- the LOC126873994 gene encoding 60S ribosomal protein L29 codes for the protein MAKSKNHTNHNQNRKAHRNGIKKPKRYRHESTLGMDLKFLRNQRFAKKHNLKPKEQLKRAEKRKALREAKK
- the LOC126873975 gene encoding calcium-independent phospholipase A2-gamma-like isoform X2: MKMSMQNHSKILSQLKDYLNKAGYDKNLQIIFSKYWLDFLQRVTYSQINTLKKLSALEFSKHMKNNNDLGTKQGDISKIEKEKVILNVPEEETLTTSSVQCKKQIHEDNIQESKLQNKAVSQIISEFLGALIFNSVQSKTARLVVPPKWKVNIHKDIPKHSIASRTNHVLNSIITAESTASRWRRIEDLLAHIDQYPEARHYAIKGGAIRVLLKTRRKVKDEQTKASIREALAVLGYTEPLPGRGIRILSIDGGGVRGVLVIEMLKKLEQLTGKKTHELFDYICGVSTGAILAAALGGHKRKSLFQISELYKELSTKVFTQSAIKGTSNLVWSHGYYDTALWEKLLQQNIGDKVLIKTVHDPAGPKFSAISAVVNQERVMAYVFRNYTLPHKVESLYLGSHKHRLWEAIRASAAAPSYFEEFKCGGYLHQDGGILVNNPCAVALHEAKELWPNNPIHCVVSFGTGRTPNQICDNSKATEIAISSWKDKFYKILDSATDTEAVHIMLNDLLPENVYFRFNPYLTEMLSMVEIRPEKINQLEQDARMYIRRNEEKFQKAAEVLLQKRKLQQKVMDWITLQRKVSGL